TAACGAAATCAACACCATGCCCGGTTTTACCAGCATCAGCATGTACCCAAAGCTGTGGGAAGCCAGCGGCCTGGCGTACGGTGCGCTGATCGAGCGCTTGCTTGAGTTGGCCCTGGCGCGGCATGCCGATCGGCAGCGCAACGTCACAACGCGGTGAGGGATTATGCCTGGCAACAAGATCGCCCGGCAGCGTACGCCGGTGGCAACGGCGGGCCGTTTTCGCCGGCGCCGGCGTTTTCGCTCCAGCGTCGTGGGGGGCGCTGTGCAGTTGCGGCGGGAGATGTGGCGCGGCAGCGGTTGGCAGATCACCAAATGGCCGACGTTTCTGCTCATCGGCGCTTTGGCGGGCCTGCTCTATGTGATGGTGACCTTTGACAATTTCTATGTTTACCGCGCCGACATCCGGGGTACGAGCCTGCTCAGCGCCGACGAGATCTACCAGGCGGCCGGGATCGAGGGCTACAATGTCTTTTGGCTCGATGAGCAGACGCTGGCGGCCCGGATCCTGCGTCAACTGCCCTATGTGATCGGCGTTGATGCCCGGCTGCAACTGCCCAACCAGGTGCATTTGGTCATCACGGAGCGCCGTCCGCGTATCGCCTGGGAGACAAACCAGGGACAGGCCTGGGTGGATGAGCAGGGAGTTGCCCTGCCGCCGTTGCCGACGGCGCCGGCGCGGCCGCTGCTGCGACTGGTGGACTTGCAGCAGGCGACGATCGTGCCGCAGCCGGCGGGGCAGCCCCCCGTGATCGGCCCTGGCGGGCTACCGGTGGTACACATGCAGACGGAGGTGGTCCAGGCGCTGCTGACGCTGGCTACCCTGTTGCCGGGTACGCAAACCTTTTATTTCGATGCGCAGAACGGCCTGAATTTGCGGACAGCGGACGGCGCCAGCGTCATCTTCGGCACGAAGGGGGATCTGAATCGTAAAGTGGCTGTGCTGCAGGCCATTCAGGCCGAATGGAAAAAGATGGGACGCACGCCGGCGCAAATTGACCTGCGCGTCGCTGAGCGACCCTATGTGCGCTAAGGAATGAGAATTAAATAGGTGTCTGCTTTGGTGCTGTCTGTATGCTCAGAATTTGCTCGGAACTGGACAGTTGAAAAATTCTCATCGCAAACGGAAGATCGCCCGCCTGCGCGGCGGCTGAGGAGTTGTGTTGAGCAACCTGATTGCCGGCATTGATGTCGGCACCACCAAAATCTATGTGTTGGTCGGCGAACTGACCAGCGATGATACGATCCACATCATCGCTGTGGGTCAGGCGCCGTCACGCGGATTGCGGCGCGGTGTGGTGGTCAACATCGCTGAAGCCACGGCAGCCATCGGTCAGGCGGTGGAGCAGGCCGAGGCGGCCGCCGGGCAATCCATCGGCAGCGCGTACGTCAGCGTGGCCGGCAGTCATATCGCGTCGCTCAGCAGTCGGGGTGTGGCGCCGGTCAGCCGGGGGCAGCGTGGCATTAGCCAGGACGACATTAGCCGGGCGCTGGAGGCAGCACGCGCCGTGCCTATTCCGCACAACCGGGAGATCATTCACACCCTGCCTCGCTCGTGGACGGTGGATGAGCAACAGGGCATCCGTGACCCGATCGGCATGCATGGTTTTCGGCTGGAGGTTGATGCGCACCTGATCACGGGCGCGGCCTCGGCCATTGCCAACCTGGTGAGCTGCGTCACCGCTCACGATATCGAGGTGGACGAGCTGGTGCTGGGGCCGCTGGCGGCCGGTGAAGCGGTGCTGACGGCCGCTGAACGTGACATGGGCGTGGTGGTGGCCGACATGGGCGGTGGCACAACCGATGTGGCGCTCTTTCTGGAGAATGCGCTCTATCATGCCGTGGTCGTGGATGTGGGCGGGAACAACCTGACGCAGGATGTGGCGGTGATGCTGCATGCACCGTTCAAGATCGCCGAGGCACTGAAGGTGCGCTATGGTCATCTTCTGCCGGCTTCGCTGGCGCCCGACGACATTGTGCAGGTCAGTCCTTTCGGCGACCAGGGTCAAACCAGCGTGCCACGCGCTTTTTTGGCCGAAGTGCTGGAGGCGAGAGCCGAAGAGATTCTGGAGTCACTGCTGCGCGAGGTGAAGCGCAGCGGTTATGATGGGTTGTTGCCGGCCGGCATTGTGCTGACCGGAGGCACGGCGCTCTTGCCCGGC
The DNA window shown above is from Candidatus Amarolinea dominans and carries:
- a CDS encoding FtsQ-type POTRA domain-containing protein, which gives rise to MPGNKIARQRTPVATAGRFRRRRRFRSSVVGGAVQLRREMWRGSGWQITKWPTFLLIGALAGLLYVMVTFDNFYVYRADIRGTSLLSADEIYQAAGIEGYNVFWLDEQTLAARILRQLPYVIGVDARLQLPNQVHLVITERRPRIAWETNQGQAWVDEQGVALPPLPTAPARPLLRLVDLQQATIVPQPAGQPPVIGPGGLPVVHMQTEVVQALLTLATLLPGTQTFYFDAQNGLNLRTADGASVIFGTKGDLNRKVAVLQAIQAEWKKMGRTPAQIDLRVAERPYVR
- the ftsA gene encoding cell division protein FtsA; the protein is MSNLIAGIDVGTTKIYVLVGELTSDDTIHIIAVGQAPSRGLRRGVVVNIAEATAAIGQAVEQAEAAAGQSIGSAYVSVAGSHIASLSSRGVAPVSRGQRGISQDDISRALEAARAVPIPHNREIIHTLPRSWTVDEQQGIRDPIGMHGFRLEVDAHLITGAASAIANLVSCVTAHDIEVDELVLGPLAAGEAVLTAAERDMGVVVADMGGGTTDVALFLENALYHAVVVDVGGNNLTQDVAVMLHAPFKIAEALKVRYGHLLPASLAPDDIVQVSPFGDQGQTSVPRAFLAEVLEARAEEILESLLREVKRSGYDGLLPAGIVLTGGTALLPGWAEISRQYLQLPVRIGAPRSNISGLNEELRNPMYATSVGLLLWGAGQHGGSRPRTAAMPWLERVMHWLRNLIPG